A window of the Garciella nitratireducens DSM 15102 genome harbors these coding sequences:
- a CDS encoding polysaccharide pyruvyl transferase family protein encodes MTLKIGIVGNYGHNNNGDEAILQGILNQIKDINEHYDIVIFSDNVSDTIKRYHLKSYRLTYKRNNIFSSILYTVVRVFKNIKEIDVLIIGGGQLLMDLFKRPPMLYCMYSILAKLAGKPVIYYCVGVGPISSIKGKFLIGLGLKNAMYISVRDIQSKRILNEKYKLGDKVIVASDPAFFLNPKNTMKKLQRNKIIGFTTLPYFNKVYWPKEDQEKYNRYIEILRQTIEKLIEDTDYNIILFSTVYPADVISSTDLYKKITDKSRVTNITENLNPYELLETINKCDLIVGTRLHSLILSVVCEKPIIGINYQSKVKNFMEKINLKEYCFNIDTMEAQEIYSSIEKIIKDKREYDLAVSKSIQALYQMRKESDRNLKKIKEIMENIKK; translated from the coding sequence TTGACATTAAAAATTGGTATTGTGGGGAATTATGGCCATAATAATAATGGAGATGAAGCAATTCTACAGGGCATCTTAAATCAAATAAAGGATATAAATGAACACTATGATATTGTGATTTTTTCTGATAATGTATCGGATACTATAAAACGCTATCATTTAAAATCTTATAGACTCACATATAAAAGAAATAATATATTTTCAAGTATATTATATACTGTAGTACGAGTATTTAAGAACATAAAGGAAATAGATGTATTAATCATTGGGGGCGGACAATTATTAATGGATTTATTTAAAAGACCACCAATGCTTTATTGTATGTATTCAATTTTAGCAAAGCTAGCAGGAAAGCCCGTAATATATTATTGTGTAGGAGTAGGTCCCATTTCTTCAATTAAAGGGAAATTTTTAATTGGGTTGGGGTTAAAAAATGCTATGTATATTTCGGTTAGAGATATTCAATCTAAGAGGATTTTAAATGAAAAATATAAACTTGGAGATAAAGTAATAGTAGCTTCAGATCCAGCATTTTTTTTAAATCCTAAGAATACCATGAAAAAATTACAAAGAAATAAAATAATAGGGTTTACAACACTTCCATATTTTAATAAAGTATATTGGCCCAAAGAAGATCAAGAAAAATATAATAGATATATTGAAATACTTCGTCAAACTATTGAAAAATTAATAGAAGATACAGATTATAATATAATTTTATTTTCTACTGTATATCCAGCAGATGTAATATCTTCTACTGATTTATATAAAAAGATCACTGACAAATCAAGAGTAACAAATATTACTGAAAATTTGAATCCTTATGAATTATTAGAAACAATTAATAAATGTGATTTGATAGTGGGAACAAGACTTCATTCTTTGATATTATCTGTAGTATGTGAAAAACCTATAATAGGGATCAATTATCAATCTAAAGTGAAAAATTTCATGGAAAAAATAAATTTAAAAGAATATTGTTTTAATATAGATACAATGGAAGCACAAGAAATTTACTCTTCTATAGAGAAGATTATTAAAGATAAGAGGGAATATGATTTAGCTGTATCAAAATCTATTCAGGCATTATATCAAATGAGAAAAGAATCGGATAGAAATTTAAAAAAAATTAAAGAAATAATGGAAAATATTAAGAAATAA
- a CDS encoding IS3 family transposase, with protein MLLLRISIAKRYKYYDFNVAYKAIFEYIKSWYNRKRIHSSIDYRTPQEVYEAALVAA; from the coding sequence TTGCTTCTGTTACGGATTTCCATAGCAAAAAGATATAAATACTATGATTTCAATGTTGCGTACAAAGCAATATTTGAATATATTAAATCCTGGTATAACCGTAAAAGAATTCATAGTTCTATTGATTATAGAACTCCACAGGAAGTTTATGAAGCTGCTCTAGTTGCAGCCTAG